One segment of Acyrthosiphon pisum isolate AL4f unplaced genomic scaffold, pea_aphid_22Mar2018_4r6ur Scaffold_20828;HRSCAF=22262, whole genome shotgun sequence DNA contains the following:
- the LOC107883389 gene encoding uncharacterized protein LOC107883389 isoform X2, producing the protein MLGEYSDLYLKIDVLLLADVFENFRDVCMRAYNLDAAHYFTAPGLSFDALLKFTGQKLQLLHDYDMLLMFENGIRGGLVQASKRYAKANNTKTPGYDETKEKSWIIYQDCNNLYGWAMSQYMPYGGFNWVEPTLNGLNDLDDTSPIGRVYEVDVSYPPRLHSIHNDLPFLPQNSVPRGSKVKKLMATFEIKENYIIHYRNLQQAIKNGLIVEKVHRVIQFDQSDWLAKYIELNTEMRKRARNDFEKDFFKLMNNAVFGKTMQSKRKEMKMELVSCERRLQKLINKSTFKHCTNYTENLNAVALENKIIKFDKPIYIGFAVLDISKTMMYDYHYNVMKKHYGPRLTLMYTDTDSLVYHIQTDDFYVDLAANSNLLDRMDTANLPSGHPCYVVDRKKSPGYFSDEVDANIITEFCALRAKSYAFNVYAGPEVRVGGGEKIKAKGIRSHVVKIHMTLEDHRKCLFGEEGVELYRDNVSIKSFNHQLMTIKTKKLTYNSYDDKRVVLEDKINTLAHGHYSIEEDDIWPELKEDGGNWNEEEKGLMIGLLHYIT; encoded by the exons ATGTTGGGCGAGTACAGCGATCTGTACCTCAAAATCGATGTGCTGTTGTTGGCGGACGTTTTTGAGAACTTCCGCGACGTGTGCATGAGGGCGTATAACCTGGACGCCGCCCATTATTTCACCGCCCCAGGCTTAAGTTTCGATGCATTGCTTAAGTTCACGGGGCAAAAGCTCCAGTTATTACATGATTATGACATGCTATTAATGTTCGAAAatg gtatacgtgGAGGACTAGTGCAGGCGAGTAAGAGGTACGCGAAGgcgaataatacaaaaactccGGGGTATGACGAAACGAAGGAGAAATCGTGGATAATATATCAGGact gtaacaaCTTGTATGGGTGGGCAATGTCCCAGTACATGCCGTACGGTGGGTTCAACTGGGTTGAACCCACATTAAACGGGTTAAATGATTTAGATGATACATCACCAATAGGTCGAGTGTATGAGGTTGATGTGTCATATCCCCCAAGATTACATTCTATCCACAACGACCTCCCCTTCCTGCCGCAAAATAGTGTGCCGCGTGGTTCAAAGGTAAAGAAGTTGATGGCCACGTTTGAGATAAAggagaattatattatacattatcgaAACCTGCAGCAGGCGATTAAGAATGGATTAATAGtagaaaaa GTTCATAGGGTTATTCAGTTTGATCAGTCAGACTGGTTAGCTAAATATATTGAGTTAAATACCGAGATGAGGAAGAGGGCTAGGAATGATTTTgagaaagatttttttaaacttatgaaTAACGCTGTATTTG ggAAGACTATGCAATCGAAGAGGAAGGAGATGAAGATGGAGTTGGTGTCATGTGAGAGGAGGTTGCAAAAACTTATAAACAAGAGCACATTTAAACACTGTACAAATTATACTGAAAACCTGAACGCTGTCGCTTtggagaataaaattattaaattcgataaacctatatatattg gaTTTGCAGTACTGGACATATCAAAAACAATGATGTATGACTATCATTACAATGTAATGAAGAAACACTATGGCCCTAGATTAACTCTTATGTATACTGACACAG ATTCATTAGTATATCACATTCAGACGGATGATTTTTATGTAGACTTGGCGGCTAACAGTAACTTGTTGGACCGGATGGACACCGCCAACCTGCCCAGTGGCCATCCGTGTTATGTTGTAGATAGGAAGAAGTCCCCAGGGTACTTTTCTGATGAAGTGGatgctaatattattactgaGTTCTGTGCGTTGAGGGCCAAGTCGTATGCGTTTAATGTATATGCTGGACCAGAAGTCAGAGTAGGAGGAGGAGAGAAAATTAAAGCGAAGGGTATCAGGTCTCATGTGGTTAAAATCCACATGACATTGGAAGATCATAGGAAGTGTTTGTTTGGGGAAGAAGGAGTAGAGTTATACAGAGATAATGTTTCAATTAAGTCGTTTAACCACCAACTGATGACgataaaaacaaagaaattgACATACAACAGCTACGATGATAAGAGGGTGGTGCtagaagataaaataaatacactagCCCATGGTCATTATAGTATAGA GGAAGATGATATATGGCCAGAACTTAAGGAAGATGGGGGGAACTGGAACGAGGAAGAGAAAGGATTAATGATAGGTCTTCTACATTACATAACctga
- the LOC107883389 gene encoding uncharacterized protein LOC107883389 isoform X1: protein MLGEYSDLYLKIDVLLLADVFENFRDVCMRAYNLDAAHYFTAPGLSFDALLKFTGQKLQLLHDYDMLLMFENGQYIIFKNEYIYIIILFIFIGIRGGLVQASKRYAKANNTKTPGYDETKEKSWIIYQDCNNLYGWAMSQYMPYGGFNWVEPTLNGLNDLDDTSPIGRVYEVDVSYPPRLHSIHNDLPFLPQNSVPRGSKVKKLMATFEIKENYIIHYRNLQQAIKNGLIVEKVHRVIQFDQSDWLAKYIELNTEMRKRARNDFEKDFFKLMNNAVFGKTMQSKRKEMKMELVSCERRLQKLINKSTFKHCTNYTENLNAVALENKIIKFDKPIYIGFAVLDISKTMMYDYHYNVMKKHYGPRLTLMYTDTDSLVYHIQTDDFYVDLAANSNLLDRMDTANLPSGHPCYVVDRKKSPGYFSDEVDANIITEFCALRAKSYAFNVYAGPEVRVGGGEKIKAKGIRSHVVKIHMTLEDHRKCLFGEEGVELYRDNVSIKSFNHQLMTIKTKKLTYNSYDDKRVVLEDKINTLAHGHYSIEEDDIWPELKEDGGNWNEEEKGLMIGLLHYIT, encoded by the exons ATGTTGGGCGAGTACAGCGATCTGTACCTCAAAATCGATGTGCTGTTGTTGGCGGACGTTTTTGAGAACTTCCGCGACGTGTGCATGAGGGCGTATAACCTGGACGCCGCCCATTATTTCACCGCCCCAGGCTTAAGTTTCGATGCATTGCTTAAGTTCACGGGGCAAAAGCTCCAGTTATTACATGATTATGACATGCTATTAATGTTCGAAAatggtcaatatattatttttaaaaatgaatatatatatataataatcttatttatttttataggtatacgtgGAGGACTAGTGCAGGCGAGTAAGAGGTACGCGAAGgcgaataatacaaaaactccGGGGTATGACGAAACGAAGGAGAAATCGTGGATAATATATCAGGact gtaacaaCTTGTATGGGTGGGCAATGTCCCAGTACATGCCGTACGGTGGGTTCAACTGGGTTGAACCCACATTAAACGGGTTAAATGATTTAGATGATACATCACCAATAGGTCGAGTGTATGAGGTTGATGTGTCATATCCCCCAAGATTACATTCTATCCACAACGACCTCCCCTTCCTGCCGCAAAATAGTGTGCCGCGTGGTTCAAAGGTAAAGAAGTTGATGGCCACGTTTGAGATAAAggagaattatattatacattatcgaAACCTGCAGCAGGCGATTAAGAATGGATTAATAGtagaaaaa GTTCATAGGGTTATTCAGTTTGATCAGTCAGACTGGTTAGCTAAATATATTGAGTTAAATACCGAGATGAGGAAGAGGGCTAGGAATGATTTTgagaaagatttttttaaacttatgaaTAACGCTGTATTTG ggAAGACTATGCAATCGAAGAGGAAGGAGATGAAGATGGAGTTGGTGTCATGTGAGAGGAGGTTGCAAAAACTTATAAACAAGAGCACATTTAAACACTGTACAAATTATACTGAAAACCTGAACGCTGTCGCTTtggagaataaaattattaaattcgataaacctatatatattg gaTTTGCAGTACTGGACATATCAAAAACAATGATGTATGACTATCATTACAATGTAATGAAGAAACACTATGGCCCTAGATTAACTCTTATGTATACTGACACAG ATTCATTAGTATATCACATTCAGACGGATGATTTTTATGTAGACTTGGCGGCTAACAGTAACTTGTTGGACCGGATGGACACCGCCAACCTGCCCAGTGGCCATCCGTGTTATGTTGTAGATAGGAAGAAGTCCCCAGGGTACTTTTCTGATGAAGTGGatgctaatattattactgaGTTCTGTGCGTTGAGGGCCAAGTCGTATGCGTTTAATGTATATGCTGGACCAGAAGTCAGAGTAGGAGGAGGAGAGAAAATTAAAGCGAAGGGTATCAGGTCTCATGTGGTTAAAATCCACATGACATTGGAAGATCATAGGAAGTGTTTGTTTGGGGAAGAAGGAGTAGAGTTATACAGAGATAATGTTTCAATTAAGTCGTTTAACCACCAACTGATGACgataaaaacaaagaaattgACATACAACAGCTACGATGATAAGAGGGTGGTGCtagaagataaaataaatacactagCCCATGGTCATTATAGTATAGA GGAAGATGATATATGGCCAGAACTTAAGGAAGATGGGGGGAACTGGAACGAGGAAGAGAAAGGATTAATGATAGGTCTTCTACATTACATAACctga